Within Cucumis melo cultivar AY chromosome 4, USDA_Cmelo_AY_1.0, whole genome shotgun sequence, the genomic segment GTCGATAGGTACGTCAACTGTTTAGGTGGGGGGAATGTCACGAACATGCTTGTCCAGGGTGTTGTTTGCCTATGGCCGCATGTCCAAACACCCCTAATTTACCTTgcctttatgttttctttatttttagtCTATTGCTTTCACTTTAGTGTCGTCGAGCTAGAGTGTGaaatttcggctttttcatatgcaagtctgCCAAGGTTAAAAATCTCAAAATATACTATAGGAGAGGCATAGTAGTTGTGAATCCCcgaccaagccttgtcgcactctttgcaaactaAGCTTTTCTTTGCGATTGatagtcttcaatgctttcatttatgatgttttcaatgattttctttctctctcacgttttataaaataattttctcaagaacgtgaagggaggctacattATATCACAAGTTTGTCCGCAGGCTTCGAATTTTGTATGACTAACTTGTTGTCCGAGTAGAACAAGTGTCGCACAATCATGTTTGAagggttacgattgtgacatCTAACACATGCTCCTTGCCTAGCCAAACCTACCAACTTAGACGCCTAGCGAGCCTTGGCCGTCCATCCTTGCATCTCCCCTAGCAACTACCATAGGCATTTAACCTTGTCTTTTAGAGGTTCTCCTTGACACCTCTCGACCACACAAAATCTAAACTTTTGGCTGCCCAAATCTTATCCCTTAGAGGTTCTCATGACCCTATTTGGCTGTCTAAGAGTATGCTAAATACCTAACCAACACTTAGCCAAATTTTGAACTTCCTCAAGCCCACCTTGGCTACGATGACACTAACCCCTATCACTTTAACCACGATACTAAAACAATGACATACCAATCATAACAATTAACAACCACCCAATCTAAATGAAAATTCTCTCCAATTTTTCTTGTAACCAATCTTAAAAACCATGTTTCTCTAACCAAGCTTGACCCCTCTTCACCTTTAAGTTCTCTTCAGAAGACTTGGGGATTTTAGGGTCCCACGGTTTACAAAGATTGTCATACATTATGAAAATTAGGTTACCTGTATAGTGCAAACAATTAGAAAATGGCAGTTGAAAATTGATTAAAAGAGTCATTTCCTAGAGCTAAAAATGGATTTAAGCCCACTATGCAAATATTTCTCGGACCTATTTGGCTCTTTTGTCTTTAGCAAGGAGTGTGTGGTCAGGTTTAGACCTTTGGTCTTGGATGGTGAGCAAGCTGAAAGAAGGATGATATACTGAGAAGGCCACGAAATATTTGAAACTATAGAAAACATCATCAACTTTAGAGCGCGTTGCAAGAAGAATAATATACATCTGGTACTCatgtttattgatgattatcTTCCTTCATCTTGTGTTGATGTGAGTGCGTTTTCTTTGTTCCATGAGTTGTGTCTTGTGTTGACACCAATGCTTTTCCTTGGTGAGTTGTGAGAGTTGTGCAAGTTAGAAAAGGTGATCCTCTTCCCCAAGCAGTTTCTGAAAACTCAAAAATGTTTGTAcagcaactgaaatcttttttgcataaaaaaaaatccaattatgagttgtcaagcaataaaagtatgcagataaatggaagggtgtaagaaagagagaaaaagaatatgaaatgATATATGATTCTAATACGTAATATGTGAGGTCTATGGATCATCTTATAAAAGGTAGTATAttaaagcattaagactgataAATTTATAATTAGATGAATTTTTTCATAGAACAAAAACCTAGAATTGTGAAAAAAAGATTGGCACCAACGGTGGATCCAAAAGAATTTGTGACGGAGGGCTTCATAGTAGGACTTGAGGGTGCTAAAAGCTAAATTCACCATTGGACTTAGCTAAGCTAATAGTATTGGTATTAAGTcatatgtatatacatatatcatTCAAACCCTCGATTGACATTTCTGAAATGAAAAAATAAGGTTAAGGCTGCGTTGGATTAGAATACACAAAGTCAGGCAAGTGtcaatatttttgttaaatgtAATCGCAATCGTAATTTGTTGGTTCACTCTTGCCTATTTTTAGTTAGAAGCTTTATGAGGCTTGAATTTCCCTAGCTAGAGGGGGAAATTTTCGCTCTCCCAAATTTGGGCCATCAGTACAAAAGCTCCAAACAACAATTGGGTAATCCCATGGTACCGAGCAACAGACAAAAAAATTCCTTCAAGAAATCGAAACTCCCAACAAAAATTCCTTCACAACTTCTCACACTACAATGAGAAAGATTAGAACTGCACAATATGTCAAAGTTCTTGAAAAACCATAATATTTCCCATATGATAATAAATTAGAAACTAAGAAGTATCCCTGTACATGCTGAATCTATTACGATGGCACTTCTGTAATGTGTTAGATTAAACAAAACCAACTTCCCGAAGAGAGGGAAACTTGGAACTGAATATAAGGGCGTTGTTTCATGGATTGCGTCCCTTGCTGAGCGAAAAAACACCTTCAATACTGACGGAAAGTAAGGTTTAAGCGACCTGGACGAAGATTTGTTGCTTCTAAAAGTGCTTTTGGAGCAGTGTTTGAATGAATTGCAGTCACTCCATGGAAAACGTGCCTTGATTTCCCACCAAATATCAAGATATCTCCTGATTCCAAAGTAACTTTCTCTGCTTGATCAACATCACTCCGATCACCAAATAGGAATTCGGCAGAGTCACCAATGGAGAAGGAGATGACAGGCAATCCTTTATCAAGACTTTCTTGACTTTCATCTCGATCCTAATGagaagaaaatgaaacaaaGATTATGATGGAAGAATGAAGAATTATGCAAATGTTGGACAGTCCAAAAAGTGAAGAGGATAGGAACCATTATTGCAGACCTGATGAAGACCCAATCGTCCATTTTGTGAGTAGAAGTTTACAATACAGATGTTAGGTTTCATCCATGGAAGTACGCGTTCAGGATTTTTTATTGTTGAATCTTTTGCTATAATAGCATAAGAATCTTTGATTGCCTTTTCAACCAGTTGATAAAATTCATCTGGTAGGTTAGGTGGTTTTGTATCATCAAATGGACGAACATCCCCATATGTACTACTGTCAGGATCCCAATTTTTACCAAGGCACATCATTTTCAGGTGCAGTTTTCCTCCTTCTCGATAACCAGGTTGGTAAAAGCCTCCAGCTCCAATACCAAGATCCCGACATTTTTTTACTATCTTTGCCTGCAGTGACCATGATAGGGATAGAAAAGCACCAGTTAGAAAAACAAGGAAGATTCAGAGTTTTGAGAAGGCTCCCAACAAATCTAGAAATAGCAGTGTGGTTCAAATCAAACATAAAGAAAACCACCCAATACCTGCATGATAAACCTAGAATGAAAATGAACACAGACCATAGTGGAAGCTACAAACCATCTTCTAATAAAACTCCATTTTTTGCTTGATGATAAATCATATTTCCTCAGGATTTCTGTAATCATCATCTAAATCTTAGTCAAATTGTGCTTAGTGTTTGGACTCCTTATGTGAGACTTTGCCTTGTATATATTCTTTCATATTTCGTTTTACTCCCATGAAAGCTTggtcaagaaaaagaaaaaatgctACTGTGGTATCTTATCCTTGGAGATTGAGTTTTTCGTCCTAGAGATTCAAAGAAAGATCTTTAACTCAAGAACTGATTCAGTTATCTTCGAGAGTGAGATTGTTTCTAGAGTAACAAGTGCGAGAGAAAAATCAATGTATACCTGATCCCTGAGGGAAATGCTACCCTTCAGATGAACCATTCCTGGTCTCAACACAATTCCATTATATCCATCCATTGCTCGCTTCAtctcatttcttttttctctgttCATAGCTAATAAAGAAGGATTCAGTGTGACACCTCCAGTTTTTGGAGGGCATATATCAAAAGTATCGAGGTCTACTGAAGGCTTCTTGTCTTTTGAGTCCATAGAGTTAAAAACATTATTACTTTCCCCAAGTTTTATGGTGGAACTCTTATCTTTTGCACAGGATTCTAGTGTAGGTTGAACCTTTAGTTCCTGTCCAACCACATCT encodes:
- the LOC103501985 gene encoding uncharacterized protein LOC103501985 isoform X1, whose amino-acid sequence is MNDGGPRYAGRGHPNNRGRSPRSADNFTYRPRHAGGEGSSVAGSSNPGSGAFRGRSSHQMSSRNFRKPVGQKQASSSEQWQWRPLNSRKDASPGAVDLHLQHNSTDDMSNTNKQLLGSIASNSDSNQISNTSEQRLGPIASNSDCIELLSSSAQNVSKSLHSAVERIQIQGPTAVCGNCSDSFPYDNRNGSDVVGQELKVQPTLESCAKDKSSTIKLGESNNVFNSMDSKDKKPSVDLDTFDICPPKTGGVTLNPSLLAMNREKRNEMKRAMDGYNGIVLRPGMVHLKGSISLRDQAKIVKKCRDLGIGAGGFYQPGYREGGKLHLKMMCLGKNWDPDSSTYGDVRPFDDTKPPNLPDEFYQLVEKAIKDSYAIIAKDSTIKNPERVLPWMKPNICIVNFYSQNGRLGLHQDRDESQESLDKGLPVISFSIGDSAEFLFGDRSDVDQAEKVTLESGDILIFGGKSRHVFHGVTAIHSNTAPKALLEATNLRPGRLNLTFRQY
- the LOC103501985 gene encoding uncharacterized protein LOC103501985 isoform X2, with product MSSRNFRKPVGQKQASSSEQWQWRPLNSRKDASPGAVDLHLQHNSTDDMSNTNKQLLGSIASNSDSNQISNTSEQRLGPIASNSDCIELLSSSAQNVSKSLHSAVERIQIQGPTAVCGNCSDSFPYDNRNGSDVVGQELKVQPTLESCAKDKSSTIKLGESNNVFNSMDSKDKKPSVDLDTFDICPPKTGGVTLNPSLLAMNREKRNEMKRAMDGYNGIVLRPGMVHLKGSISLRDQAKIVKKCRDLGIGAGGFYQPGYREGGKLHLKMMCLGKNWDPDSSTYGDVRPFDDTKPPNLPDEFYQLVEKAIKDSYAIIAKDSTIKNPERVLPWMKPNICIVNFYSQNGRLGLHQDRDESQESLDKGLPVISFSIGDSAEFLFGDRSDVDQAEKVTLESGDILIFGGKSRHVFHGVTAIHSNTAPKALLEATNLRPGRLNLTFRQY